The following are from one region of the Paraglaciecola sp. L1A13 genome:
- a CDS encoding M28 family metallopeptidase, whose amino-acid sequence MKRLPIATLSLALCFLSTHSQGQTAPSYQDQAKLHDIAKKVSAKRIEQDIRTLVGFGTRHTLSDTQSETQGIGAARRWIKSEFEAISKACNGCLEVYYQAETISGEPRIPNATEVVSVIAVQRGNHDPDRYVMMSGDIDSRVSDVMNTTSVSPGANDNASGIAGTLEAARVLSQYQFSGSIVYAALAGEEQGLFGGKILAQQAQKDGWRIKAVLNNDMIGNIEGINGVINNTTARIFAEGTRQTETPEEARTRRFTGGEVDSPSRNLARYIDWMADRYIPNLDTMVIYRLDRFGRGGHHRPFNDLGYPGVRIMETNENYHRQHQDLRTENGIEYGDTIAGVNFAYAAKLTALNAVSLAGMAWAPSPPANVQIKGAVQPSTSLNWDALSAEQNPQLKGYKIYWRYTDAPQWQFSRYVGNVNKYTLENVVIDNYFFGVASVSKDGSESPVVFPGAAGAFGE is encoded by the coding sequence ATGAAACGTCTCCCCATCGCCACTTTGAGCTTGGCTCTATGCTTTTTAAGTACTCACAGCCAGGGACAAACTGCCCCGAGTTATCAGGATCAAGCGAAGTTACATGATATCGCCAAAAAGGTATCCGCCAAGCGTATAGAACAGGATATTCGGACGCTTGTAGGGTTTGGCACCCGCCACACATTGTCTGACACCCAATCTGAAACACAAGGTATTGGCGCAGCGCGGCGCTGGATAAAAAGCGAATTTGAAGCCATTTCTAAGGCATGTAATGGCTGTTTAGAAGTGTATTATCAAGCAGAAACCATAAGCGGTGAACCGCGTATACCTAACGCCACCGAAGTCGTCAGTGTCATTGCTGTGCAGCGCGGCAATCACGACCCTGACCGATATGTCATGATGTCTGGCGATATTGATTCTCGGGTATCTGATGTCATGAATACAACGTCGGTTTCGCCAGGCGCGAATGATAATGCATCGGGCATTGCCGGTACGTTAGAGGCAGCGCGCGTGCTTAGTCAGTATCAATTTTCAGGGAGCATAGTTTATGCTGCTCTAGCGGGTGAAGAGCAAGGTCTTTTTGGCGGAAAAATATTGGCTCAACAAGCTCAAAAAGACGGTTGGCGGATAAAAGCGGTGCTCAATAATGACATGATCGGTAATATTGAAGGTATAAATGGCGTGATTAACAATACTACCGCTCGCATATTCGCTGAAGGTACACGTCAAACGGAAACCCCAGAAGAAGCACGTACTAGGCGTTTTACCGGTGGTGAAGTAGATTCTCCGAGCCGTAATTTAGCCCGTTATATTGATTGGATGGCAGACCGCTACATTCCTAATTTAGACACGATGGTGATTTACCGCTTAGACAGATTTGGACGTGGTGGACACCATCGCCCCTTCAACGATCTTGGTTACCCTGGGGTACGCATTATGGAAACCAACGAGAATTATCATCGTCAACATCAGGATTTGCGCACCGAAAATGGTATTGAATACGGCGATACCATTGCAGGGGTGAACTTTGCTTATGCAGCAAAATTAACGGCGTTGAATGCAGTATCACTTGCAGGTATGGCTTGGGCTCCTTCGCCTCCCGCGAACGTACAGATTAAAGGCGCGGTTCAGCCAAGCACATCGCTAAATTGGGATGCATTGTCTGCCGAACAAAATCCACAACTAAAAGGATATAAAATATACTGGCGTTATACTGATGCCCCGCAATGGCAGTTTAGCCGTTACGTCGGCAATGTGAATAAATACACCTTGGAAAATGTCGTAATTGATAATTATTTCTTTGGTGTCGCTAGCGTCAGTAAAGACGGTTCAGAAAGTCCGGTTGTTTTCCCAGGCGCTGCAGGTGCATTCGGCGAATAA